A portion of the Oxynema aestuarii AP17 genome contains these proteins:
- a CDS encoding biliverdin-producing heme oxygenase, with translation MSSNLATKLREGTKKSHTMAENVGFVKCFLKGTVEKTSYRNLVTNLYFVYTAMEEEMERHKDHPIVSKIYFPELNRKASLESDLAYYYGNNWREQVAPSEAGKAYVQRIREVSETAPEFLVAHSYTRYLGDLSGGQILKGIAQRAMNLQDGEGTAFYEFEDIADEKAFKNKYRQAMNDLEIDEATADRIVEEANDAFGLNMNLFKELEGSLIKAIGQMLFNTLTRRRGRGSTELATAE, from the coding sequence ATGAGTAGTAATTTAGCAACCAAATTGCGCGAAGGTACGAAAAAATCCCACACCATGGCAGAAAACGTGGGATTTGTCAAGTGCTTTTTAAAAGGAACTGTCGAGAAAACCTCTTACCGGAATCTGGTGACGAATCTCTACTTCGTCTATACGGCGATGGAAGAAGAAATGGAACGTCACAAAGACCATCCGATCGTGTCTAAAATCTACTTCCCCGAGCTCAACCGCAAGGCGAGTTTGGAGAGCGATTTGGCGTACTACTACGGCAACAACTGGCGCGAGCAAGTGGCGCCCTCGGAAGCCGGAAAAGCTTACGTGCAACGGATTCGGGAAGTGTCGGAAACGGCGCCGGAATTCTTGGTGGCCCATTCCTACACCCGCTATCTCGGCGATCTCTCCGGCGGTCAAATCCTCAAAGGAATTGCCCAACGAGCGATGAATCTCCAAGATGGCGAAGGGACCGCCTTCTACGAGTTTGAAGATATTGCTGATGAGAAAGCATTTAAAAACAAGTACCGTCAGGCGATGAACGACCTTGAGATCGATGAAGCGACCGCCGATCGCATTGTCGAGGAAGCCAACGATGCGTTTGGGTTGAACATGAACCTGTTCAAAGAACTCGAAGGCAGTTTGATTAAGGCGATCGGTCAGATGTTGTTCAATACCCTCACTCGCCGTCGCGGACGCGGCAGCACGGAATTGGCGACTGCCGAATAA